The Streptomyces sp. SS1-1 genome has a segment encoding these proteins:
- a CDS encoding transglycosylase family protein encodes MLFSSKGKHRRPSKAARAIAVVGVTGAAAVAGPLMAAGSASAATASEWDAVAQCESGGNWSINTGNGYYGGLQFSASTWAAYGGTQYASTANQATKAQQIAIAEKVLASQGKGAWPSCGVGLSSAAYNGSSATGGEQSTRSTEEKPASRSAERPAAEKSTKTVTTPTGKKVKKGDGEYKVVKGDTLSTIAADHDVKGGWEKLFKLNKDIVQDADLIYPGQQLHLK; translated from the coding sequence ATGCTGTTCTCCAGCAAGGGCAAGCACCGCCGTCCGTCCAAGGCCGCCCGCGCCATCGCCGTGGTCGGCGTCACCGGCGCCGCCGCCGTCGCCGGCCCGCTGATGGCCGCCGGCAGCGCCTCGGCCGCCACCGCCTCCGAGTGGGACGCCGTCGCCCAGTGCGAGTCCGGCGGCAATTGGTCGATCAACACCGGCAACGGCTACTACGGCGGTCTGCAGTTCTCCGCCTCGACCTGGGCGGCCTACGGCGGCACGCAGTACGCCTCCACCGCCAACCAGGCCACCAAGGCCCAGCAGATCGCGATAGCCGAGAAGGTCCTCGCGAGCCAGGGCAAGGGCGCCTGGCCGAGCTGCGGCGTCGGCCTGTCGAGCGCGGCCTACAACGGCTCCTCCGCCACCGGTGGCGAGCAGAGCACCCGCTCCACCGAGGAGAAGCCGGCCTCCCGCTCCGCCGAGCGTCCGGCCGCCGAGAAGAGCACCAAGACCGTCACCACCCCGACCGGCAAGAAGGTCAAGAAGGGCGACGGCGAGTACAAGGTCGTCAAGGGCGACACGCTCAGCACGATCGCCGCCGACCACGACGTCAAGGGCGGCTGGGAGAAGCTTTTCAAGCTGAACAAGGACATCGTCCAGGACGCCGACCTGATCTACCCGGGTCAGCAGCTCCACCTGAAGTAG
- a CDS encoding transglycosylase family protein, with protein MLSGNGRHRRPRQAPALLVAAGVTGSAIAIPLLGASGASAADGNVWDRVADCESGGSWSADTGNGHYGGLQLTQADWEKFGGLDYAASPDLASRSQQIAVAQDILAARGTGPWGTCAVLNGLSKKSGAVDLDTGVGVDSPSEVSGSSGLLGSSGSSDSDGDAAASDDASGTPSASPDDSSETPDSSSSSPSSSATADKSDASEKAGKAGGATASESPDSSPVETPVRDRQDNSAQSVGSWSLVDTAAIEDAPAGSGRHRGASAEESATTDATAGSSGRHASYKVRAGDTLASIADSLDVDGGWRALYEANKAAIGADANSIAPGQTLDVPTE; from the coding sequence ATGCTCTCCGGGAACGGTCGTCACCGTCGCCCCCGTCAGGCTCCGGCTCTTCTCGTCGCGGCCGGAGTGACCGGTTCCGCCATCGCCATCCCGCTCCTCGGCGCCTCGGGCGCGAGCGCGGCGGACGGCAACGTGTGGGACAGGGTCGCCGACTGCGAGAGCGGCGGCTCCTGGAGCGCGGACACGGGCAACGGGCACTACGGCGGGCTCCAGTTGACCCAGGCGGACTGGGAGAAGTTCGGCGGTCTCGACTACGCCGCCAGCCCGGACCTGGCCAGCCGGTCCCAGCAGATCGCCGTGGCGCAGGACATCCTCGCGGCGCGCGGCACGGGGCCCTGGGGCACCTGCGCGGTGCTCAACGGGCTCAGCAAGAAGTCGGGGGCCGTCGACCTCGACACCGGGGTCGGCGTGGACTCCCCGAGTGAGGTGTCCGGCTCGTCCGGCTTGCTTGGTTCGTCCGGATCCTCCGACTCCGACGGCGATGCGGCCGCCTCCGACGACGCGTCGGGCACGCCGAGCGCGTCACCCGACGACTCGTCCGAAACGCCCGACAGCTCCAGTTCCTCCCCTTCTTCGTCCGCTACGGCCGATAAGTCCGATGCGTCCGAGAAGGCCGGCAAGGCGGGCGGGGCGACGGCCTCGGAGTCGCCGGACAGCTCGCCCGTGGAGACGCCCGTGCGGGACCGTCAGGACAACTCCGCGCAGAGCGTGGGTTCCTGGAGCCTCGTCGACACCGCCGCGATCGAGGACGCCCCGGCCGGTTCCGGACGTCACCGCGGGGCGAGCGCCGAGGAGTCCGCCACCACGGACGCCACCGCCGGCTCCTCCGGCCGCCACGCCTCCTACAAGGTCCGCGCGGGCGACACGCTCGCCTCCATCGCCGACTCCCTTGACGTCGACGGCGGATGGCGCGCGCTGTACGAGGCGAACAAGGCGGCCATCGGCGCCGACGCGAACAGCATCGCCCCCGGTCAGACGCTGGACGTCCCCACCGAATAA
- a CDS encoding cytochrome P450 family protein — protein MTDQPHRPASAPGSPELFTWEFATDPYPAYAWLREHAPVHRTRLPSGVEAWLVTRYADAKQTLADNRLSKNPAHHAGPAHAKGRTGIPGERKAELMTHLLNIDPPDHTRLRRLVSKAFTPRRVAAFAPRVQELTDQLIDGFAGKGEADLIHEFAFPLPIYAICDLLGVPREDQDDFRDWAGMMIRHQGGPRGGVARSVKKMRGYLADLIHRKREALPDAPTPDEDLISGLIRASDHGEHLTENEAAAMAFILLFAGFETTVNLIGNGTYALLTHPGQRARLQDSLAAHDTALLETGVEELLRYDGPVELATWRFATEPLTIGGQDIAAGDPVLVVLAAADRDPERFADPDVLDLGRRDNQHLGYGHGIHYCLGAPLARLEGQTALASLLTRLPDLRLAADPAELRWRGGLIMRGLRTLPVEFTPVGGNRSAPQT, from the coding sequence GTGACCGACCAGCCCCACCGCCCCGCTTCCGCCCCCGGCTCTCCCGAGCTGTTCACCTGGGAGTTCGCCACCGACCCGTACCCGGCGTACGCCTGGCTGCGGGAGCACGCGCCCGTGCACCGGACCCGGCTGCCCAGCGGGGTGGAGGCCTGGCTGGTCACCCGGTACGCAGACGCCAAGCAGACGCTCGCCGACAACCGGCTCTCCAAGAACCCGGCCCACCACGCCGGGCCGGCCCACGCCAAGGGCAGGACCGGCATCCCCGGTGAGCGCAAGGCGGAGCTGATGACGCATCTGCTGAACATCGACCCGCCGGACCACACCCGGCTGCGGCGGCTGGTCAGCAAGGCGTTCACCCCGCGCCGCGTCGCCGCGTTCGCGCCCCGCGTGCAGGAGCTGACCGACCAGCTGATCGACGGGTTCGCCGGGAAGGGGGAGGCGGACCTCATCCACGAGTTCGCCTTCCCGCTGCCCATCTACGCCATCTGCGACCTGCTCGGCGTCCCCCGCGAGGACCAGGACGACTTCCGGGACTGGGCGGGCATGATGATCCGGCATCAGGGCGGGCCCCGCGGCGGGGTCGCCCGGTCCGTGAAGAAGATGCGCGGCTATCTGGCCGATCTCATCCACCGCAAGCGCGAAGCCCTGCCCGACGCGCCCACCCCGGACGAGGACCTGATCTCCGGTCTCATCCGGGCCTCCGACCACGGCGAGCACCTCACCGAGAACGAGGCCGCCGCCATGGCCTTCATCCTGCTGTTCGCCGGCTTCGAGACCACCGTCAACCTCATCGGGAACGGCACCTACGCCCTGCTCACCCACCCCGGCCAGCGCGCCCGGCTCCAGGACTCCCTGGCCGCCCACGACACCGCCCTGCTGGAGACCGGCGTCGAGGAACTCCTGCGCTACGACGGGCCGGTGGAGCTCGCCACCTGGCGTTTCGCCACCGAGCCGCTGACCATCGGCGGGCAGGACATCGCCGCGGGCGATCCGGTGCTCGTCGTCCTCGCCGCCGCCGACCGGGACCCGGAGCGGTTCGCCGACCCCGACGTCCTCGACCTCGGCCGGCGCGACAACCAGCACCTCGGCTACGGCCACGGCATCCACTACTGCCTGGGCGCCCCGCTGGCCCGGCTGGAGGGTCAGACGGCCCTCGCCTCCCTGCTCACCCGGCTCCCCGACCTGCGACTGGCCGCCGACCCGGCCGAGTTGAGGTGGCGCGGCGGGCTCATCATGCGGGGCCTGCGCACCCTGCCGGTGGAGTTCACCCCGGTCGGAGGCAACCGTTCCGCTCCGCAAACGTGA
- a CDS encoding nucleoside triphosphate pyrophosphohydrolase — MNATSPEAAPGRIVLLTTSHRVAPGLLSWPAWQALREADRVLCADGAHPQLPYLREAGITVDEAAPTAEQLVEACSGGRTAVVVATGEGEPALTDGLARLAGTGRVRMPELELLPASYDLPGARLLDLVQVMDRIRAECPWSSRQTHEGLAKYGIEEAYELVEAIEDGDRDELREELGDVLLQVVFHARIAEEHPDAPFSVDDVAGGIVAKLIHRHPHVFGDATATTPEEVREHWLRTKAEEKRRESVTDGIPLGQPGLALAAKLASRVRTAGLDVPLPTGEGVGYDLLATAVRAAEAGVDPEAALRVAARAYRDAVRAAEGLSA; from the coding sequence GTGAACGCAACCAGTCCCGAAGCCGCCCCCGGCCGTATCGTCCTGCTCACCACCAGCCACCGCGTCGCCCCCGGCCTGCTGTCCTGGCCGGCCTGGCAGGCGCTGCGCGAGGCCGACCGGGTGCTGTGCGCGGACGGCGCGCACCCGCAGCTGCCGTATCTGCGCGAGGCCGGGATCACCGTCGACGAGGCCGCCCCGACCGCCGAGCAGCTGGTCGAGGCGTGCTCCGGCGGCCGGACCGCCGTGGTCGTCGCCACCGGCGAGGGAGAGCCCGCGCTCACCGACGGCCTGGCCCGGCTCGCCGGCACCGGCCGGGTGCGGATGCCCGAGCTGGAACTGCTGCCCGCCTCCTACGACCTGCCCGGCGCCCGCCTCCTCGACCTCGTCCAGGTCATGGACCGCATCCGCGCCGAGTGCCCCTGGTCGTCCCGGCAGACCCACGAGGGCCTGGCCAAGTACGGCATCGAGGAGGCGTACGAGCTGGTCGAGGCGATCGAGGACGGCGACCGCGACGAGCTGCGCGAGGAACTGGGCGACGTCCTGCTCCAGGTCGTCTTCCACGCCCGGATCGCCGAGGAGCACCCGGACGCCCCCTTCTCCGTCGACGACGTCGCCGGCGGCATCGTGGCCAAGCTCATCCACCGCCACCCCCATGTCTTCGGCGACGCGACCGCGACGACCCCCGAGGAGGTCCGCGAGCACTGGCTGCGGACGAAGGCCGAGGAGAAGCGGCGGGAGTCCGTCACCGACGGCATCCCGCTCGGCCAGCCGGGCCTCGCCCTCGCGGCGAAGCTGGCGTCCCGGGTCCGCACGGCCGGCCTGGACGTCCCGCTGCCGACGGGGGAGGGCGTCGGCTACGACCTGCTCGCCACGGCCGTACGGGCGGCCGAGGCCGGCGTCGACCCGGAGGCCGCCCTGCGGGTCGCCGCCCGCGCCTACCGGGACGCGGTCCGGGCCGCGGAGGGCCTGTCCGCCTGA